Genomic DNA from Dehalococcoidales bacterium:
CCAACATGGAATTTGACCTCGGACCAGCCGGGAACATCTTCGTGGGTTACTACAGCTTCGACGCCATCAAGTTCCAATGCTTTGCTGGCATCAATGCTGACTACTTTAGCATGGGCGTGGGGGCAGCCTAAAATTTTAGCATGCAGTTTCTGCCCCATGAAAAGGTCGTTTGGAAACTCGATAGTACCAGTAACGCATTCTACGGCTTGCTGATCGATATTTCCTGGCTTACCTATTACAGTTAATTCATCAGCCATTTTAAGAACCTCCCTCATAGATCGACTGGATATTGCGGTTCATGTTTCCACATGCGCAAATATGGCCGGATACAGCCTCGGCTACTTCTTCAAGGAGCGGATTCGGATTTTTTTCAAGTAGTGCAACGCCGGTCATCAGGAAACCAGGGGTGCACATGCCGCACTGGAAACCGCGGTTCTTTATGAATGAACGCTGAAGGGCGCTAAGTTCACCGTTGACTTTCAACCCTTCAACTGTCCTGATTACGGCACCGTCAGCTTCAATAGCTAACACCAGACATGAATATACCGTTCGGCCATTCATTATTACTGTACAAGCACCGCATTCACCTCTCCAGCAGGGCACTTTGGTTCCCGGCAGCAGGCATTTCTCTCTAAGGGTGTAAGCCAATGTCCACTGGGGCTCGACTTTTAGTATGTAGTTGGTGCCATTCACATTCAGGGTTATTAAACCTTCGAGCCCTCCGCCTCCTTCCCCGTGCTGGGATTCCAGATGGGTTTTTAACGCCGCAAGAGTATCAAACTCCTGGGAATCGTAGGGGCATGCATACTTGGTTACCGTTCCACCTGCAACGGTGGTGGTTATCGTTTTGGTGACCGTTTCACCATTGCCACAGCCGGAGAGCAATATGGTTGAACCGACTGCAGTGCCGCCGACAACAATACCGGCGTTTTTTATAAATTGCCGGCGTGAGATTTGCCCGTCTTGGATTACCTTTTCTTCTTCAGGCATTTAGTTGGTTCCCTCCTTAATTTAATAGAAACTTCCTTGGTCGATGAACGAAGATTTGTTTTTTGCCAGGCGCTACCTCCTTTACTGGACTGAGTGCCGTTAATGTGAATAGCCCTTACTTTTTTCCCAATATTCCACCATTTGTTGAATAAAACCATCGTAACATTGGCCTGGAGCGCGGCAACGGTCTATCATCTCCTTGGTAGAAATTCTGAGGCCAATAGTGCTTCGCTTGTATTTGTGCGGTCTTGCTCTTTCAGGAAATTTTGTTTCCATTGCTTTCTCCTTGGCTTTATTTATTTTTTTAACGCACTTTTTGCGCTGCCAGGTTTTATCTTATTCAATGATTCAACTCAGGTTTCTGTTTATGTTGAGAAGAGGTGAAATGTCATTAAACCAGCAGCTTAAAGCCTGAACAGGCCTAATAGCTTGGTTTTCCGCGGTAATAATGGCTAACAATGGTGGCTGCACTACAAATAACCTTTTATGCAAACTTATTAGCCTTTTAAGCCAAGCTATAACTTTGCTTCATAGCCGTATGCAAATATATCACGTGGTACATTACTAAATTGTTACAATCTGGTTGTTAGATATTACTATTTAGTAATAAACGAGCTATCTTGAGAATTTATTAATCGAGGAAAAGCATCAGGATGAATGTAGGTGGAATTTTATTAACACGATCAAAAGAGGCTGTATTGCGCTCACTGAATAGTACTAGCAATTACAGATAACTAGTATAAATATCCGGGGGGGTGACATTTTTACTAAACACTTGAAGTGGCATGACCTGGACCCTTACAAAGTATTGACTTTTTTCTTCCAGATATTATAATGGATTTTAGGAGGGGTTTGGATCAACCCTCCAATACCGGAAAGGAGGTTGTGCGATGGAGATCATTGCTGTGTTGTGCCGCAGAAAATTTCCTTGTAGTTGCTCCTTGCTG
This window encodes:
- a CDS encoding (2Fe-2S)-binding protein, producing MPEEEKVIQDGQISRRQFIKNAGIVVGGTAVGSTILLSGCGNGETVTKTITTTVAGGTVTKYACPYDSQEFDTLAALKTHLESQHGEGGGGLEGLITLNVNGTNYILKVEPQWTLAYTLREKCLLPGTKVPCWRGECGACTVIMNGRTVYSCLVLAIEADGAVIRTVEGLKVNGELSALQRSFIKNRGFQCGMCTPGFLMTGVALLEKNPNPLLEEVAEAVSGHICACGNMNRNIQSIYEGGS